In Macaca fascicularis isolate 582-1 chromosome 15, T2T-MFA8v1.1, one genomic interval encodes:
- the GPR21 gene encoding probable G-protein coupled receptor 21 encodes MNSTLDGNQSSHPFCLLAFGYLETVNFCLLEVLIIVFLTVLIISGNIIVIFVFHCAPLLNHHTTSYFIQTMAYADLFVGVSCLVPSLSLLHHPLPVEESLTCQIFGFVVSVLKSVSMASLACISIDRYIAITKPLTYNTLVTPWRLRLCIFLIWLYSTLVFLPSFFHWGKPGYHGDVFQWCAESWHTDSYFTLFIVMMLYAPAALIVCFTYFNIFRICQQHTKEISERQARFSSQSGETGEVQACPDKRYAMVLFRITSVFYILWLPYIIYFLLESSTGHSNRFASFLTTWLAISNSFCNCVIYSLSNSVFQRGLKRLSGAMCTSCASQTTANDPYTVRSKGPLNGCRI; translated from the coding sequence atgAACTCCACCTTGGATGGTAATCAGAGCAGCCACCCTTTTTGCCTCTTGGCATTTGGCTATTTGGAAACTGTCAATTTTTGCCTTTTGGAAGTATTGATTATTGTCTTTCTAACTGTATTGATTATTTCTGGCAACATCattgtgatttttgtatttcactgTGCACCTTTGTTGAACCATCACACTACAAGTTATTTTATCCAGACTATGGCATATGCTGACCTTTTTGTTGGGGTGAGCTGCCTGGTCCCTTCTTTATCACTCCTCCATCACCCCCTTCCAGTAGAGGAGTCCTTGACTTGCCAGATATTTGGTTTCGTAGTATCAGTTCTGAAGAGCGTCTCCATGGCTTCTCTGGCTTGTATCAGCATTGATAGATACATTGCCATTACTAAACCTTTAACCTATAATACTCTGGTTACACCCTGGAGACTACGCCTGTGTATTTTCCTGATTTGGCTATACTCGACCCTggtcttcctgccttcctttttccACTGGGGCAAACCTGGATATCATGGAGATGTGTTTCAGTGGTGTGCGGAATCCTGGCACACTGACTCCTACTTCACCCTGTTCATCGTGATGATGTTATATGCCCCAGCAGCCCTTATTGTCTGCTTCACCTATTTCAACATCTTCCGCATCTGTCAACAGCACACAAAAGAAATCAGCGAAAGGCAAGCCCGCTTCAGCAGCCAGAGTGGGGAGACTGGGGAAGTGCAGGCCTGTCCTGATAAGCGCTATGCCATGGTCCTGTTTCGAATCACTAGTGTATTTTACATCCTCTGGTTGCCATATATCATCTACTTCTTGTTGGAAAGCTCCACTGGCCACAGCAACCGCTTCGCATCCTTCTTGACCACCTGGCTTGCTATTAGTAACAGTTTCTGCAACTGTGTCATTTATAGTCTCTCCAACAGTGTATTCCAAAGAGGACTAAAGCGCCTCTCAGGGGCTATGTGTACTTCTTGTGCAAGTCAGACTACAGCCAACGACCCTTACACAGTTAGAAGCAAAGGCCCTCTTAATGGATGTCGTATCTGA